Proteins encoded by one window of Salicibibacter halophilus:
- a CDS encoding thermonuclease family protein, which produces MFRFVIVIFSMLILVGCQGPSDDEPLQGMVVNIVDGDTFDVNIQGMGDERVRPIMVDAPEICHQHDPPECDPEPYGEEATDFAAEVLLGETVYLEQDVSERDQYDRMLFYVYVEADQMFQEMLLKEGLAEVVVYEPDVRYEEEFYEIQEEAQEEERGMWGR; this is translated from the coding sequence ATGTTTCGTTTTGTGATTGTTATTTTTTCTATGCTGATTCTCGTTGGCTGTCAGGGCCCGTCTGACGATGAGCCGTTGCAAGGGATGGTTGTGAACATCGTCGATGGCGATACGTTTGATGTGAATATTCAGGGGATGGGGGATGAACGGGTGCGGCCGATCATGGTGGACGCGCCGGAGATCTGTCACCAGCATGACCCACCGGAGTGTGATCCTGAGCCGTATGGGGAGGAAGCGACCGATTTCGCGGCGGAAGTGTTGCTCGGGGAAACGGTATATCTGGAGCAGGATGTTTCGGAGCGCGATCAATATGATCGAATGTTGTTTTACGTGTACGTGGAAGCAGATCAGATGTTTCAGGAAATGTTGTTGAAAGAAGGACTGGCGGAAGTCGTTGTTTATGAACCGGACGTGCGTTATGAAGAGGAGTTTTATGAGATTCAGGAAGAAGCGCAGGAGGAAGAGAGGGGGATGTGGGGGCGGTGA
- a CDS encoding DMT family transporter — MKQGNKLIIYMLMLIITLLWGYAWVLMKDALTYMGPFTFSAFRFGTGAATLLLVVWIMKIALPPKRYWKHLVVIGLLQTSTVFLLVMYALEFVDAGQSSVLLYSMPMWSSLLAVQFLGEKITPAKMTGLLMGIVGLFTIVGWDMWVGQPLEVIVGQLLIIIAAIAWAISNTYYRRTVSGLSQLQVSAWQMFFGTIGITLAALVMEGGDTIIFNATSIYYILFTGVLASALCFTAWFFIISKIDMVTATISTLLVPIFGLTFSSVLLGEEMTVGVLTGSALIIGGIVIATISKNRN; from the coding sequence ATGAAACAAGGAAACAAACTCATCATCTACATGCTTATGTTAATCATCACACTGCTCTGGGGCTATGCGTGGGTACTCATGAAAGACGCGCTTACATACATGGGACCGTTCACGTTCTCGGCGTTTCGCTTCGGCACCGGCGCAGCCACGCTGCTCTTGGTCGTATGGATCATGAAAATCGCTTTGCCGCCAAAACGCTATTGGAAACACTTAGTCGTTATCGGTCTTTTGCAAACGTCAACCGTGTTCCTGCTCGTCATGTACGCCCTCGAATTCGTCGACGCCGGCCAGTCCTCCGTCCTATTATACTCCATGCCGATGTGGAGCAGCCTCCTCGCCGTGCAATTCCTTGGCGAAAAAATAACCCCGGCGAAGATGACAGGCTTATTAATGGGAATCGTCGGGCTTTTTACCATCGTCGGATGGGATATGTGGGTCGGGCAACCGCTCGAGGTGATCGTCGGCCAACTTCTGATCATTATTGCCGCCATCGCTTGGGCGATATCAAACACTTACTATCGACGTACCGTGTCCGGGCTATCGCAACTTCAAGTGTCTGCTTGGCAAATGTTCTTCGGCACAATAGGCATCACGCTCGCAGCCCTGGTCATGGAAGGCGGCGACACGATTATTTTTAATGCAACGAGCATTTATTATATTTTATTTACCGGTGTGCTCGCCTCGGCATTATGCTTCACCGCCTGGTTTTTTATCATCAGCAAAATTGATATGGTCACCGCCACAATCTCCACGCTGCTCGTTCCTATTTTCGGACTCACGTTCAGCAGTGTTTTGCTCGGAGAAGAAATGACCGTCGGCGTATTGACTGGATCCGCGCTGATTATTGGCGGGATCGTTATCGCGACGATTTCGAAGAACCGGAATTGA
- a CDS encoding SEC-C metal-binding domain-containing protein has translation MAKIGRNEPCPCGSGKKYKHCCLQVESENKVVDITTKRAKQELEQLNEELEELALQYSDEIFSLYKDYVRENNWDIDSDYEAEYYVLFVGWAIFNAPIIEGETVFQTFLDEQGDSLRPETKERIAEWVTVPGMYEVIDHIDDDHFKVASLETGERDVFCDKEDELPEIGNGVLGIFVPFDNNVNHFLFTHDEFPLDWLQSVYEQYRSDLDPGRFSKTMKNEYPFVLYDLFNDEEDPRELIDTYDWVSKKHRAVIELLYEMNRPIWDDEDLNLAIEVWQEFCEDENPVVKKEAVFAGALEYLLNMMNEGEGTQKEIAEKYGVSPNSVSQRYREMDYLMYDFFDDIIDGFSPVAPHELAEQMFNELKQAVESQEFSSEEEMEQFISDLITFGSSTQPSNDKEHAEELLNKAFNSGEAEERVRLANEALALYPNSPGAYVILAEESFSLREQNDLYFEGMINGEAELGYAFFENNRGQFWGLTETRPYMRAKQGYAETCELIGDSKLAIDQYREMLELNPIDNQGIRYLLLETLIDNEKYGVAKELIDEYDEPTANMSYNRAYAEYMLNGWTKQAKKYLQEAINFNSHVPDYLLGKRKIPEASPGLIGLGEETEAIEYVQSYVELWQMERELMQKLEGLAAE, from the coding sequence ATGGCAAAAATAGGTCGTAACGAACCATGCCCGTGCGGAAGCGGAAAAAAATATAAACATTGTTGTTTGCAGGTAGAAAGCGAAAATAAAGTTGTAGATATCACTACGAAAAGAGCTAAGCAAGAATTGGAGCAGTTAAACGAGGAACTGGAGGAATTGGCGCTACAATATAGTGACGAGATCTTCTCGTTGTATAAAGATTATGTACGTGAAAATAACTGGGACATAGATTCGGATTATGAAGCAGAGTATTATGTGTTGTTTGTGGGCTGGGCGATCTTCAATGCACCGATCATTGAAGGAGAAACGGTTTTTCAAACGTTTTTGGACGAGCAAGGAGACTCTTTACGGCCCGAGACAAAAGAAAGAATTGCTGAATGGGTAACGGTACCCGGCATGTATGAAGTGATCGATCATATTGATGATGATCATTTTAAAGTGGCTTCACTGGAGACCGGCGAACGCGATGTGTTCTGCGATAAAGAGGACGAGTTACCTGAAATCGGTAATGGCGTGCTCGGAATCTTCGTCCCCTTTGACAATAACGTTAACCACTTTCTTTTCACTCACGATGAGTTTCCATTGGATTGGCTACAAAGCGTGTATGAGCAATACCGCAGTGACTTGGACCCTGGCCGTTTCTCAAAAACGATGAAGAACGAATACCCTTTCGTTTTGTACGATCTGTTTAACGATGAAGAAGACCCGCGCGAGTTAATTGATACGTATGATTGGGTTTCAAAAAAACATCGGGCGGTTATTGAACTTTTATACGAAATGAACAGACCGATTTGGGACGACGAAGACCTCAATTTAGCGATAGAAGTATGGCAGGAGTTTTGCGAGGATGAAAATCCCGTTGTAAAAAAAGAAGCAGTATTCGCCGGCGCACTCGAATATCTTTTAAACATGATGAACGAGGGTGAAGGGACGCAAAAAGAGATCGCGGAAAAATACGGGGTATCCCCGAATAGTGTATCGCAACGATATCGAGAAATGGATTATTTAATGTATGATTTTTTCGATGATATCATAGACGGCTTCTCGCCGGTTGCCCCCCATGAATTGGCGGAGCAAATGTTTAATGAATTAAAACAGGCTGTTGAAAGTCAAGAATTTTCGTCTGAAGAAGAGATGGAGCAGTTTATAAGTGATTTGATAACATTCGGTTCTTCCACTCAACCGAGCAACGACAAAGAACATGCAGAAGAACTCCTTAATAAAGCCTTCAATTCCGGCGAGGCAGAAGAAAGGGTAAGGCTGGCGAATGAAGCATTGGCGCTGTACCCGAACAGTCCTGGTGCCTATGTCATTTTGGCAGAGGAATCATTTAGTTTGAGAGAACAAAACGATCTTTATTTTGAAGGCATGATCAATGGGGAAGCGGAATTAGGATATGCCTTTTTTGAAAATAATCGGGGGCAATTCTGGGGACTTACAGAGACGCGCCCGTATATGCGTGCCAAACAAGGGTACGCCGAGACGTGTGAGTTAATAGGGGACTCGAAACTGGCCATAGACCAATATCGGGAAATGTTGGAATTAAACCCGATAGATAATCAGGGAATTCGCTACCTTCTGCTAGAAACCTTAATTGATAATGAAAAGTATGGTGTGGCTAAGGAATTGATAGACGAATATGACGAGCCGACGGCTAATATGAGCTACAACCGCGCGTATGCCGAATACATGCTGAACGGATGGACAAAGCAAGCAAAGAAATACTTGCAAGAAGCAATCAACTTTAATTCACACGTCCCGGATTACTTGCTCGGAAAAAGAAAAATTCCGGAAGCGAGCCCTGGATTAATTGGATTAGGGGAAGAGACCGAGGCCATCGAATACGTTCAAAGTTACGTCGAGCTATGGCAAATGGAGCGTGAGTTGATGCAGAAGCTGGAAGGATTGGCGGCGGAATAG
- a CDS encoding acetoacetate--CoA ligase translates to MAVKEGSLLWEPSQAFIQQSNLADYMNWLKKEKGLAFNDYQTLWEWSVNNVEDFWETQWEYFDIQANPSYKRILESDGVPFAKWFEGAKLNYAEHAFRHARPDETAIISKSEIRPTEKMTWQTLYEQVASFAAGLKAEGIKPGDRVVAYLPNIPEATIAFLACASIGAVWSSASPDFGSRTVVDRFQQIEPKLLIAVDGYRYNGKDHDRINAVREIQEAIPTLEKTVVLPYLSAQPKDDELTNVERWAAFIENNRSTSLEYTYVSFDHPLWILYSSGTTGLPKAIVQGQGGILLEHLKKLAFHTDLKPEDNFFWFTTTGWMMWNVVVSGLLTGSTIVLYDGSPTYPQIDTLWQFADETETTVFGTSASYLMANKNNDIVPGDTYKLDHLKSIASTGSPLPPEGSEWIYENVKKDVWLASVSGGTDLCSAFVSGSPLLPVHAGEIQCRALGADVQAYTEDAQPVFDQVGELVLLKPMPSMPIYFWGDKNNERYYDSYFADFPGIWRHGDWIKITSRGSCQIYGRSDSTINRGGIRMGTSEIYSAVEDVDAVESSLVVDINDPNGKDYMPLFVVLKADEELTEKLEKEIKQNIREHCSPRHVPNDIFKIDEVPTTLNGKKMEVPIKKILMGTPIEKAVNMGSMKNPATLDYFIDFAKQG, encoded by the coding sequence ATGGCAGTAAAAGAAGGATCCCTTCTCTGGGAACCGTCACAAGCATTTATCCAGCAATCCAACCTTGCCGATTACATGAATTGGTTGAAAAAAGAAAAAGGTTTGGCGTTTAATGACTATCAAACGCTCTGGGAATGGTCCGTTAATAACGTCGAAGATTTCTGGGAAACACAATGGGAGTATTTTGATATTCAAGCAAATCCATCCTATAAGCGTATATTAGAGTCCGATGGCGTTCCGTTCGCAAAATGGTTCGAAGGCGCGAAGCTGAATTACGCGGAACACGCCTTTCGTCACGCCCGCCCGGACGAAACAGCAATTATTTCCAAATCGGAAATCCGTCCGACGGAAAAAATGACTTGGCAGACGCTTTATGAACAGGTGGCTTCCTTTGCCGCGGGATTAAAAGCGGAAGGGATCAAACCCGGCGATCGGGTGGTCGCTTATTTGCCGAACATTCCGGAAGCAACAATTGCTTTCCTTGCATGCGCCAGCATTGGAGCTGTATGGTCGAGCGCATCGCCGGATTTCGGCAGCCGAACGGTGGTTGACCGCTTTCAACAGATCGAACCGAAACTACTTATTGCCGTCGATGGGTACCGTTATAACGGCAAAGACCATGATCGAATCAATGCGGTACGTGAAATTCAAGAAGCCATCCCGACGCTCGAAAAAACGGTCGTCCTCCCCTATTTGTCGGCTCAACCAAAAGACGATGAGCTCACAAACGTAGAGCGCTGGGCAGCTTTTATCGAAAACAACCGATCGACTTCTCTCGAATATACCTATGTTTCTTTTGACCATCCCCTCTGGATCCTTTATTCTTCCGGAACGACCGGACTTCCTAAGGCGATTGTCCAGGGACAAGGCGGCATTTTGCTTGAGCACCTGAAAAAATTGGCTTTCCATACCGATTTAAAACCAGAGGACAACTTCTTTTGGTTTACGACGACCGGTTGGATGATGTGGAACGTTGTTGTAAGCGGTTTACTCACCGGCTCCACAATTGTTCTGTATGACGGCAGCCCAACGTACCCACAGATAGACACACTCTGGCAATTCGCCGATGAAACAGAGACGACCGTCTTCGGGACAAGCGCGAGCTACTTGATGGCGAATAAAAATAACGATATCGTCCCCGGCGACACTTACAAATTGGACCATTTGAAGAGTATCGCCTCGACTGGTTCACCGCTACCTCCGGAAGGTTCGGAATGGATCTATGAAAATGTGAAAAAAGACGTCTGGCTCGCCTCCGTCAGCGGCGGGACGGATCTATGTTCCGCATTCGTCAGTGGTTCCCCACTCTTGCCGGTACATGCGGGCGAAATCCAATGCCGCGCGCTCGGAGCCGACGTGCAAGCGTATACCGAAGACGCTCAGCCGGTGTTCGATCAAGTTGGCGAACTCGTGCTCTTGAAACCCATGCCTTCGATGCCGATCTATTTTTGGGGCGATAAAAACAACGAACGCTACTACGACAGCTACTTTGCAGACTTCCCGGGCATTTGGCGGCACGGAGATTGGATTAAGATCACGTCCAGAGGAAGCTGCCAGATTTATGGCCGTTCCGACTCCACGATCAACCGCGGCGGCATTCGCATGGGCACAAGTGAAATTTACAGCGCTGTCGAAGATGTAGACGCGGTCGAAAGCAGCCTCGTCGTCGATATCAATGACCCGAACGGGAAAGACTATATGCCGCTGTTCGTCGTTCTCAAAGCGGACGAAGAACTAACCGAGAAACTGGAAAAAGAAATCAAACAAAACATCCGCGAGCACTGCTCACCGAGACACGTGCCCAATGATATTTTCAAAATCGACGAAGTGCCCACAACACTAAACGGCAAAAAAATGGAAGTCCCCATCAAAAAAATTCTCATGGGCACTCCGATTGAAAAGGCCGTGAACATGGGATCAATGAAAAACCCGGCCACGCTGGATTATTTTATTGACTTTGCTAAGCAGGGGTAG
- a CDS encoding IS110 family RNA-guided transposase produces MNYTQNEKLAQITPETLIIGIDIAKNKHVARAIDDRGFEFGKRIMFTNDLEGFEKLLRWAEDHQANHQKTHMVVGMEPTGHYWFSLADHLDSCGHQLVLVNPSHVKRLKEIDDHSPSKNDTKDAMVIAKQVKDGRYSVPNLLEGIYAELREGIKLRDQLVQLQNQTEGRVQNWLNRYFPEFEQVFKAWDGVSALATLRTFPLPQAIVETTPEAIVDTWKAYAKRHAGFARAQKLHEAAEKSVGITEGLHFARQELEALLDQYDLYTRQLETLEAQLTEQLEHLPGAEQMRDIKGLGDMTIAAFFAEVGDIHQYRHPKQLISLAGLDLKENSSGLYKGQTTISKRGRRRLRRILFLAIRPLVNHNDTFRALHHELTQRSDRPLTKMQSLIALCGKLLKVLFVIGQRECPFDGAKLLQDRKCSQTQAA; encoded by the coding sequence ATGAATTATACACAAAATGAAAAGCTCGCTCAAATAACCCCGGAAACGCTCATCATTGGCATTGACATCGCTAAGAACAAACATGTTGCTCGAGCCATTGATGATCGCGGCTTCGAGTTTGGGAAACGCATCATGTTCACCAACGATCTTGAAGGCTTTGAAAAGCTTCTACGCTGGGCTGAAGATCATCAAGCGAATCATCAAAAAACGCACATGGTGGTAGGCATGGAGCCCACTGGCCACTACTGGTTTAGCTTGGCGGATCATCTTGACTCGTGCGGCCATCAGCTCGTGTTGGTCAATCCCTCGCACGTCAAACGTCTTAAAGAAATCGATGATCACTCGCCAAGTAAAAACGACACTAAAGATGCGATGGTCATCGCTAAACAGGTGAAGGACGGGCGATACTCTGTCCCCAACCTTCTCGAAGGCATCTACGCTGAATTGCGAGAAGGCATTAAATTAAGAGATCAGCTCGTGCAATTACAAAACCAGACCGAAGGCCGGGTTCAAAATTGGCTGAACCGTTACTTCCCGGAGTTTGAGCAGGTGTTTAAAGCCTGGGATGGCGTCAGTGCTTTGGCCACTTTGCGAACGTTTCCTCTTCCCCAAGCGATTGTGGAGACGACGCCGGAAGCCATCGTGGACACATGGAAAGCCTATGCCAAGAGACACGCCGGGTTCGCTCGAGCCCAAAAGCTTCATGAAGCCGCTGAAAAAAGTGTCGGCATCACCGAAGGGCTTCACTTTGCCCGCCAAGAGTTGGAGGCGTTACTGGACCAATATGACCTTTACACTCGGCAACTCGAAACATTGGAAGCGCAATTAACAGAGCAGCTTGAGCATCTCCCTGGCGCCGAACAAATGAGGGATATCAAAGGCTTAGGCGACATGACCATTGCCGCTTTCTTTGCCGAAGTTGGGGATATTCACCAATACCGTCATCCCAAACAGCTGATCAGCCTGGCCGGTCTTGATTTAAAAGAGAACAGTTCAGGGCTTTACAAGGGCCAAACCACCATTAGTAAACGAGGACGCCGACGATTACGCCGCATTCTGTTTTTAGCGATTCGTCCGCTCGTCAATCATAATGACACGTTTCGCGCCCTTCATCATGAGCTCACGCAGCGTTCAGACCGACCTCTGACAAAGATGCAGTCGTTGATCGCCCTGTGCGGTAAACTTCTGAAAGTCTTGTTTGTCATCGGGCAACGCGAATGTCCCTTTGATGGAGCGAAGCTCCTTCAAGATCGGAAGTGTTCCCAGACACAAGCCGCGTAA
- a CDS encoding VanZ family protein, producing MNSGSKRVIVAWFLVIGWMGLIFYFSHQSGEASSSLSGGVTEVAYSWSQSLLPFVTIEFDPFHTWIRKAAHVAVYAVLGLFMVHALRVSTIEGRMSRRIILGAWVLCTVYAITDEVHQLFIPGRSGEVSDVALDSIGSMVGIGVYVVVWKMTKK from the coding sequence ATGAACAGTGGTTCAAAACGGGTGATCGTGGCTTGGTTTCTTGTGATTGGATGGATGGGGCTTATTTTTTATTTTTCGCATCAGTCGGGGGAAGCGTCGAGTTCACTCAGTGGCGGTGTGACAGAGGTTGCGTATAGTTGGAGCCAAAGTCTGCTCCCGTTTGTAACTATAGAGTTTGACCCCTTTCATACGTGGATTCGCAAGGCAGCACATGTGGCTGTCTACGCCGTGCTAGGTTTATTTATGGTTCATGCGCTTCGCGTGTCGACGATAGAAGGAAGGATGTCGCGACGAATCATTCTGGGGGCATGGGTGCTTTGCACGGTTTACGCGATCACGGATGAAGTGCACCAGCTGTTCATCCCCGGGCGGAGCGGTGAAGTAAGCGATGTGGCACTTGATAGCATCGGTTCTATGGTAGGTATTGGGGTATATGTAGTGGTGTGGAAAATGACAAAAAAATAA
- a CDS encoding acetamidase/formamidase family protein yields MVAKQTVYVNEFTDGILDPRKEMAYSVKDGGFIVANTTPGCWGPMITPALKGGHEVTKPVYVEGAEVGDAIAIHIRSMEITSLATASGNDKPVDGRFLGDPFVAVKCPECGTMNPETFIDGIGKEAIRCKTCREDITPFVFTHAYSMGLDNDKKIGITLNKEAAEKVGQEAKKYMNTPENSIQNPVLTFAPHDLVGAIARIRPFLGQLGTTPARPTPDSHNAGDFGQFLVDAPHDYGVTREQLEDRTDGHMDINRVRSGAILICPVKVPGGGVYLGDMHAMQGDGEIAGHTTDVSGIVNLQVEVMKNVQLDGPVLLPIVDDLPELAKPFSDEEKRQAEQLSKAWGIEELEESYPVSFVGTGADLNEATTNGMERAAALFGITVPEVMNRATINGGIEIGRHPGVVTVTFLAPHHYLEANGLLDLVKNQYG; encoded by the coding sequence ATGGTTGCAAAACAAACAGTCTACGTTAATGAATTCACGGATGGCATTCTTGATCCGCGAAAGGAAATGGCATATAGCGTGAAAGACGGCGGTTTTATCGTGGCAAATACAACGCCTGGTTGCTGGGGGCCGATGATTACACCGGCATTAAAAGGTGGACATGAAGTAACAAAGCCTGTATATGTGGAAGGGGCAGAAGTTGGGGATGCCATTGCGATTCATATTAGATCGATGGAGATAACATCGTTGGCAACCGCTTCGGGGAATGACAAGCCTGTCGATGGGCGTTTTCTCGGCGATCCATTTGTTGCTGTCAAATGTCCGGAGTGCGGCACGATGAATCCGGAAACATTTATAGATGGAATCGGCAAGGAAGCGATCCGCTGTAAAACGTGCCGTGAAGACATTACCCCTTTTGTTTTTACACACGCGTATTCGATGGGTTTGGACAACGATAAAAAGATAGGGATCACTTTAAACAAAGAGGCAGCAGAAAAAGTCGGCCAAGAAGCGAAAAAATATATGAACACACCTGAAAATTCGATTCAAAATCCGGTGCTCACATTTGCGCCTCATGATTTGGTCGGAGCAATCGCCAGAATTAGGCCGTTCCTTGGTCAATTGGGGACAACACCTGCACGCCCGACACCGGATTCCCATAACGCAGGCGATTTTGGCCAATTTTTAGTAGATGCGCCCCATGATTATGGAGTCACGAGGGAGCAGCTGGAAGATCGGACGGACGGCCATATGGATATTAATCGTGTTCGGTCGGGAGCAATATTAATTTGCCCGGTGAAGGTCCCCGGCGGGGGCGTATATTTAGGAGATATGCACGCCATGCAAGGAGACGGTGAAATTGCCGGCCACACCACCGACGTGTCCGGAATTGTTAACCTTCAGGTTGAAGTCATGAAAAACGTGCAACTAGACGGGCCGGTCTTGCTGCCAATTGTTGATGACCTTCCGGAACTTGCCAAACCCTTTAGCGACGAAGAAAAACGACAGGCCGAACAATTAAGTAAAGCATGGGGGATTGAAGAACTGGAGGAGTCATACCCGGTATCTTTTGTTGGGACCGGCGCCGATCTGAATGAAGCAACGACAAATGGCATGGAAAGGGCTGCCGCTTTATTTGGCATTACCGTTCCGGAAGTGATGAACCGAGCAACGATTAACGGTGGAATTGAAATTGGCAGACACCCGGGGGTTGTGACGGTTACGTTCCTCGCCCCGCATCATTATCTAGAGGCAAACGGGCTTCTCGATTTGGTGAAAAATCAATATGGATGA
- a CDS encoding amidase — translation MGYELVTKSVEELAPLLKNREISSKELTKTVLDHAEKNNEDINAYISFTRERAERVAEQVDRDIAAGDYKGMYHGIPMAVKDNLYFKDEVTTMASKIHRDFVSDYDATIIKKMKDAGVVFTGKLNMHEYAWGITNNNPHFGASRNPWNTRKIPGGSSGGSGAAIAADMSAATLGTDTAGSIRIPSSVCGIVGLKPTHGRVSKYGCFPLSWSLDHIGPMTKSVTDAAALLEVIAGYDTNDPTSMNVPVQSYTSQLTGDMKDITIGVNEDYFFKNVDAAVEASVRQSIQSLKDQGANIETVEMPSLRHAEYTELITILTEAAAIHHDNLVGRPDDFGDDIRLLFELGELPSAVDYLRAQQLRRQIKQEFQEVFKKVDALVMPTLPIIAPEIGEDYVDLNGEQVDLVNNIIRFTGPGNLTGLPSLTVPCGFKQEMPIGMQVMGNAFDESTILNVGHAIEKTNPLKGKKPELVR, via the coding sequence ATGGGCTATGAGCTCGTAACAAAATCGGTGGAAGAATTAGCCCCGTTACTTAAAAACCGTGAAATCTCATCCAAGGAGTTAACAAAAACGGTACTTGATCACGCTGAGAAAAATAATGAAGACATTAACGCTTATATTTCTTTTACAAGAGAACGGGCTGAAAGGGTTGCTGAACAAGTCGACCGTGACATTGCTGCCGGGGATTATAAGGGGATGTACCATGGCATTCCGATGGCGGTTAAGGATAACTTGTATTTTAAAGACGAAGTAACCACTATGGCATCAAAGATCCATAGGGATTTTGTTTCCGATTATGACGCGACGATTATTAAGAAAATGAAAGATGCCGGGGTTGTTTTTACCGGGAAATTAAACATGCATGAATATGCGTGGGGGATTACCAATAATAATCCACACTTCGGGGCATCCCGTAATCCTTGGAATACACGAAAAATACCGGGAGGTTCGAGTGGTGGTTCCGGGGCAGCCATTGCCGCTGATATGAGTGCGGCCACGTTAGGGACGGATACTGCAGGGTCCATTCGCATTCCCTCTTCCGTTTGTGGAATCGTAGGATTAAAACCTACCCATGGACGTGTGAGCAAATATGGTTGTTTTCCATTATCTTGGTCGCTTGATCATATTGGGCCGATGACTAAATCGGTGACAGACGCAGCCGCCTTATTGGAAGTCATCGCTGGATATGACACCAACGACCCTACCTCAATGAACGTTCCCGTCCAATCCTATACTTCTCAATTAACCGGGGATATGAAAGATATAACGATAGGCGTAAATGAAGACTATTTTTTCAAAAATGTTGATGCTGCCGTTGAAGCATCGGTGCGACAATCAATCCAATCATTAAAAGACCAAGGCGCTAACATAGAAACGGTAGAGATGCCATCGCTTCGCCATGCAGAATATACAGAATTGATTACCATTTTGACTGAAGCAGCGGCCATCCATCATGACAATCTTGTTGGGCGCCCGGATGATTTTGGCGATGACATTCGTCTGTTATTTGAATTAGGGGAATTGCCTTCAGCGGTGGACTATCTGCGCGCTCAACAATTGCGCCGACAAATCAAACAAGAATTTCAAGAAGTTTTTAAAAAAGTTGATGCGCTCGTCATGCCGACTCTCCCCATTATTGCGCCTGAAATAGGGGAGGACTATGTCGACTTAAATGGTGAGCAAGTTGATTTGGTAAACAATATTATTCGTTTTACGGGACCGGGGAATCTGACTGGCCTCCCTTCTCTCACCGTTCCTTGCGGTTTCAAACAAGAGATGCCGATAGGCATGCAGGTTATGGGGAATGCCTTTGATGAATCGACGATTTTGAATGTCGGACATGCCATAGAAAAAACCAATCCCTTAAAAGGGAAAAAACCTGAATTAGTGCGATAA
- a CDS encoding fructose bisphosphate aldolase — MQERHFEQMKNEDGFIAALDQSGGSTPKALALYGISEDAFANDDEMFDLVHEMRTRIITSPAFNSGQIIGAILFEQTMDREIEGMYTGDYLAEKKGVVPFLKVDKGLAEESNGVQLMKPINDLDETLKRANERNIFGTKMRSVIKEANPEGIKAVVDQQFEIGQTIIEAGLVPIIEPEVNINSPEKEKCEELLKAEIQSHLDQLGQDDHVMLKLTIPTVANTYKTLIDHPKVVRVVALSGGYPTDEANEKLAENKDLIASFSRALTQDLNVDQSDEAFNDTLQKAVDSIYRASVT; from the coding sequence ATGCAAGAGCGTCATTTTGAACAAATGAAAAACGAAGATGGGTTTATCGCAGCGCTTGACCAGAGCGGAGGGAGCACGCCGAAAGCCCTCGCCCTATATGGCATTTCGGAAGATGCATTTGCCAACGACGATGAGATGTTTGACTTGGTGCACGAGATGCGCACACGAATTATCACCTCGCCTGCATTCAATTCCGGGCAGATCATCGGAGCCATCCTGTTTGAACAAACGATGGACCGCGAAATCGAAGGCATGTACACCGGCGATTATTTGGCGGAAAAAAAAGGCGTTGTCCCGTTCTTGAAGGTGGATAAAGGCCTCGCGGAAGAATCAAATGGCGTGCAATTGATGAAACCAATCAATGACCTCGATGAAACGCTGAAGCGCGCGAATGAACGGAACATCTTTGGCACAAAGATGCGTTCCGTCATCAAAGAAGCCAACCCGGAAGGCATCAAAGCAGTCGTCGATCAGCAATTCGAGATTGGCCAAACGATTATCGAAGCCGGCCTTGTTCCGATTATCGAACCGGAAGTGAATATTAACAGCCCGGAAAAAGAAAAATGCGAGGAACTATTGAAAGCGGAAATTCAAAGCCACCTCGATCAACTCGGCCAAGACGATCACGTGATGTTAAAACTGACGATCCCAACCGTCGCGAACACGTATAAAACGCTGATTGACCATCCGAAGGTCGTTCGTGTGGTCGCGCTATCCGGCGGCTACCCGACAGATGAAGCGAACGAAAAACTGGCGGAAAACAAAGATCTCATCGCCAGTTTCTCCCGCGCACTCACCCAAGATTTGAATGTCGACCAATCCGATGAAGCGTTTAATGACACCCTGCAAAAAGCAGTGGACTCCATTTACCGAGCTTCTGTTACGTGA